The genomic DNA TCACCCTTCCGACAGAGATCGTACATGGCGACGCAGACACCATTGTGCCGCTCGAAATCCACTCCGATCCGCTCTCGCGGCAACTGCCAGCAGCGGCGCTGACCATTCTGCCGGGCATCGGCCATATGCCCCACCATGTGGCCGCGGATGCGGTGATCGAAGCCATCGACCGTGCGGCGGCGCGTGCGGGTTTGCGTTAATCCCCTTAACATCGCATATTGGCGGTGAAATCATCAACTTGGAGCCCGCGATGACCCTGCCCTTTGATGGTGCGATCAGTGCCTTTTACGAAGATACCGTGCCTCAGGATATTCGGGGCGCAATCGCCAATGGCGACAAGAATGACATCCTGTCCGACAGCTATCCGCATGAAACGCGGATGGGAAAAAAGAAATACGAGCGCGAAATGGAAGCCCTGCAGATCGAGCTGGTCAAACTGCAGGCGTGGGTGCGCGACAGCGGCACCCGGATTGCGATGGTGTTCGAGGGCCGGGACGGCGCGGGCAAAGGCGGCACGATCGGGCGGTTCCGCATGAACCTCAACCCCCGCGCAGCGCGCGTTGTCGCCCTGTCAAAACCGTCGGACGCCGAGCGCAGCCAATGGTATTTTCAGCGCTATATCAAGCACCTGCCTGCCGCGGGCGACATGGTTTTCTTTGACCGAAGCTGGTACAACCGGGGCGTCGTCGAACCGGTATTCGGTTTTTGCACACCCGAAGAAAACGCCCAGTTCTTCGCGCAGGTAAAACCGTTCGAGCGGATGCTCGTTGACGACGACATCCATCTTTTCAAATTCTGGCTCAATGTAGGGCGCGCCGAACAGCTGCGCCGGATGCTGGCCCGCGAAGCGGATCCGCTCAAGCAGTGGAAACTGAGCGGGATTGACGTGAAGGGTTTGCACAAATGGGACGCCTATACGGATGCCATCCGTGATACCTTGACCCGCAGCCATACCGAACACGCGCCCTGGACGATTGTGCGCTCCGATGACAAGCGGCGTGCACGGCTCAACGCGATACGCCATGTGCTGCACCGCTTCGATTATGACCGAAAGGACGCGGGCGCCATCGGTGAGGTTGACGAAGCCGTGTGCGGCGGGCCTGATATCTGGGATGCCTAAACGCGGCTATCACCACGGTAATCTGCGACAGGCGCTTGTTGACGCAGCACTTGCGTTGATCGAACAGAAAGGCCCTACCGGCTTCACCCTGTCTGAAGCAGCCAAGCAGGCGGGCGTGACACCTGCTGCAGTATATCGGCATTTCGAGGGTCGCGACGACTTGATCGCCGAAGCGGCGTTACAGGGCTACGACATCTTCGCGGACCTGATGGAGCACGCCTATCAATCCGGACAGCCCTCGGCACTGGCGGCGTTCGAAGCCACGGGGCGTGCCTATCTTGCTTTTGCGCGCCGCTATCCCGGCCACTACATCGCCATGTTCGAAAGTGGCATTTCGATCAATCGCTCTGCGGCCTTGGCAACGGTTGCAAACCGCGCAAACGGTGTGCTTGAAAAGGCGGCGACGGATCTGAGCCAGCATATTCCCGCGGAAAAACGGCCGCCGGCATCGATGTTTTCTGCCCATATCTGGGCCATGAGCCACGGCGTGGTCGAGCTGTTTGCGCGCAACTCGCCCGGTCGTGCATCGCCCTTCCCGCCCGAAGATCTTTTGGAATCCGGGATCGGTATCTATTTGCGCGGGCTCGGATTGATCGCGCCTGACGACTGAACAGAACCTTAGCCTGTCTGGTCCGCCAAACTGCGTGTCAGCGGCGTTATCTTTTCACCGGTATGCAGGGTGCTGGGCGGTTCGATCAAGACCACCCGGCATTCCGCGTCAGCGACCGGATTATGCGGCGTCCCCTTGGGGACGACATGAATGTCGCCGGGACCAAGGTGCACATCACCGTCCTCATATTGCATACGCAAATGTCCGGCCACGATCAGGAACATCTCATCGGCGTCATCGTGTTGATGCCAGACGAACTCCCCCTCTAGCTTGGCGACTTTGATCAGGTGGTTGTTGACCTGACCCACGACCTTCGGAGACCAATGCGCGTCAAGCGCTATATCCGCGGGGCGTATGACGGATTTGCCGGTTTCGCTCATCGTTGGCTCCGATTTTGTGACGGTGTGCAAATCACCCTAGGACAAACGAAAAGGCCGCACCAGATGATGCGGCCTTTGCAAAAACTGTAGGGCAGATTAACGCTTGGAGAACTGGAAGCTCTTACGCGCTTTGGCCTTACCGTATTTCTTACGCTCAACCACACGGCTGTCGCGGGTCAGGAAGCCTGCCGCTTTCAGCGCGCCGCGCAGCGAGGGATCGTAGAGCTGCAGAGCTTTGGAGATGCCATGCTTGACCGCACCGGCCTGTCCGGACAGACCGCCACCTTTGACGGTCGCATAGACGTCAAACTGACCTTCGGTGTTGGTGATCGAAAATGGCTGTGCCAGGATCATCTGCAGAACGGGACGGGCAAAATACGTGTTCTGTTCTTTGCCATTCACGGTTACCTTGCCGGAGCCGGGCTTGATCCAGACGCGCGCAATGGCGTCCTTACGCTTGCCGGTGGCATAGGAACGGCCCAGGTCGTCGCGCTGTGGCTCACGGTGGATCGTTTCGACCGCTGGTGTGCCCTGAACGCCGCCGATATCTTCGGTCACGACTTCTTTGAGATCGTCGAGTGTTTTGATTTCGTCAGCCATGCTCATGCACTCCGAGTGTTTTTGCTGTTCATGGATTTCACATCCAGAACTTCCGGCGCTTGCGCCTCATGTGGGTGGTCACCACCGGCGTATACACGCAGGTTGGTCATGATCTGGCGGCTCAGGCGGTTGCCGGGGAGCATACGCTTGACGGCTTGCGTGACAACGCGCTCGGGGTGGGCACCCTCGAGGATCTGGGCCTTGGTGCGCGATTTGATGCCGCCGGGGTGACCGGTGTGCCAGTAGAAGTTTTCTTCGCGCTTCTTGCCGGTCATCTGGATTTTCTCGGCATTGATCACGATGACATTGTCACCGCAATCCATGTGAGGCGTAAAAGAGGGCTTGTGCTTGCCCCGAAGACGTGTGGCTACGATCGACGCCAGACGGCCCAGCACGACGCCTTCGGCGTCAATGATGATCCATTTCTTGTCGATGTCTGCCGGTGTTGCAGAAAAGGTTTTCATGGACGAATTCCCGTTATCGAGTGGACGGGGACCAGCCCCGATGTGATGAGCGGGTTATATAGAAGCGGAATTGCGCGTCAAGCGGATCAACTCCGGTTAAATTGTTTGATAACAGTGGCTTAAAAATAAGGTATAATAATACCCCATCAATTTGCGCCGTTCAGCTCCGCCAAAGCTCGCAAATCACACGCCGATCTCTTCGGGCGGGTCGTCGAGCAAATCGCGCAGCCGTTCCATGGCCGCCTCGAAGCTGCGCAGCGACACACCGGCATTCACCGCAATACGCACCGCGTGAGGCGCATTTGCGTGACGGGCGGCGAACTCCTCGGCTGCACGCACGCGCACGCCGCGCACTTCCGCTTCCGAGCAGAACTTGCCCGCCCGCCAGCCGTCGGGGAGGTTGAGCCAAAAAAATGGCACATCCTCTCGCCAATGCAGATCGTATCGCCCCAGAATGTTGACCGCCGTCTTTACGTATGTGCTGACGCCGTTGCGACATCCGGCCATCACGTCGTCAATCTGCGGGTGATGCAGCAAAGCGGCCGTCAGATCTGTCATCGGTGTGGCCAGTCCGAAAAAGCCGTGCTCGGCTACACGTTGCAAGGCCGATGTCCGGTCACGCGGGCCAATGGCACAGCCCACCCGCAGCGCTGGCGTAATCGATTTGGACAATGACGTCAGATACCAGCCGCGCTCGGGCGCCAATTGGCGATAGCCCTCTGCCTCCGATTGCCCCATCCGGTAGCAATCGTCCTCGACAATCTGCAGATCGTGGCGCCGTGCCACCTCTACCAATTCGAGGCGACGTTCGAGGGGCGTGAAACCACAGGTGGGGCTGTGTACCTCTGGAGAGGTGCACAGGATCTGCGCCTCTGCATGGCGCTCGGCGAGCGTGGCGAGCGCGTCGGGTATGATTCCGTCGGCATCCATCGCAACAGGAACAACATCCGCGCGCAGTGCTTCGGCGGCGCGACGGAACCCCGGATAAGCCAGATCTTCGACGAAAATGACAGGCCGCCTGCCCTTCAGTATCGTTTGAAAAATCAGCATGATCGCGTTTTGCCCGCCGTGCGACAGCACGATGTCACGCTCTTCGATCGGACCGATCGGTGTGCCACGCAGGAACCGCACCATGCCGGTGCGCGCCTCCTTTGCGCCACGCCGTGACGGGTAATGCATCACGCCAGACGGCGGTTCGGTTCCGATATCGACCAGAAGCTTCTTGATGAGCTGTGATTGGCCCGCATTCGGCAGATGGGGCGAAAACAGGTTCACGGTATCGGTATCGCCGCCGGTCTTGTGAACGACGGAGTCGATCTCTATCAGGTTCAGCGGCTTTTCGGGAATGCGTTCGTCCGCCACAAATGTGCCTCGCCCGACCTCCGCTTCCAGCACGCCTTCATCGGTAAGAATTGTATAGGCCCGCGCGACAGTGCCTGGCGTCATCCCGAGTTTCCATCCCAGGTCGCGCACCGGAGGCAGCTTGTCACCGCTGAGCAGGACGCCCTCGTCAATGCCTTTCCGGATCGCTGCAACCACCGACTTGTACTTTGGCTTCAACATCGGATCGACGTCCGGCGACCAAATTGTATCCATTACAATATTTCCGTAGCTTGGCTCAAATTTGTATTGTACCCATTTTGTATGGCGCAGATGCCATATTGTGTCAATACAATTATTGGAAGGAGCTTTCCCATGACACACGCAGCGACCCACACGACCGATGCCCTCGCGGTTTTGAACGCACAGCGGACCCTTCCGCTGGTTGCGGTCATCAGTGTCAAGTTCGCGGCCTGCGTGACAAAATGGGCCACGCGCCGCCGTACGCGCCTTGCACTCGCACAGCTGGAGTACTGGCAGATGGCGGACGTGGGATTGACACCTGAAGACGCAATTACAGAGGCGTCCAAGGTGTTCTGGCGGGCGTAACTTCCCCGTGGCGTACGCCAGACCTCTTCACTTGGGCAGGGTTCATCCCCTGCCCTTTTTTGGTACAATTAGCATTGTACCCTTTTAGGTTTTGACGGGCGGGATGGCATAGGTCAGCGTGGCCTGCGCGACCGGCGCACTTGACCCTTCACTGAACAACAGGACGTGTGACACCGACAACTGCCGGCCCAGTTTCAGCAATTTCGCCTGCGCGATCAGATCCACCCCTGCTGCCGGTTTGCGCATGAAGTCGATCGAACAGTTTGTCGTCACCGCGAGCGCCTGTGGCCCGATCATCGCAAGCGTCACGAGATAGGCCGCAACATCTGCCAGTGCGAACATCGAAGGGCCGGACACCGTCCCGCCGGGGCGCAGGTGTTTGTGCTGCGTGCACAGACGCATGGTGATTTCGTGGGGCGCCACATGATCGATGGCGAAATCGTCGGCCACCTGCTGGAAAACGTCGCGCATAAACAGCGTCAATGCGTCGGCATCCATCAAGATTTCTTCGGATTGTGCCATAACTTGTCCTTCATGTCCGGTTGGCTCTACAGTTGCCGCGAGCGAGGGAGACGCGCAAGATGGCAATTCTTGAAATAACGCAACGGGATGCGGTCACGCATTTGACAATGAACAGCCCCGAGCGGCTGAACGCCTTGTCGGACGAGATGCTGGCCGCGCTCGACACGGCATTGGAGGGTATTTCCAACGATGCCGTCTGTCGCGTCGTCACAATTTCGGGCGCGGGCAAGGCATTCTGCGCGGGTCACGACCTGCGGCAGATGCAAGCCATGCGGCAGGCCGAAGACGGGGGCGCCGCGCAGTTCGCGGACCTGTTCGACAGATGCACCAACGTGATGTTGAAGATTCAGAAGATGCCGCAGCCTGTCATTGCGCAGGTCCACGGCATCGCCACGGCAGCCGGTTGCCAGCTGGTCGCGACTTGCGACATGGCGGTCGCCGCGCACGGGACGCGCTTTGGGGTGAATGGCGTCAATATCGGGCTGTTCTGCTCGACCCCGATGGTCGCGCTGACACGGGCAATTGCCCCCAAAAAGGCATTTGAAATGCTCACGACGGGCGATTTCATCGACGCACAACAAGCCGAAACGCTTGGCCTGATCAATACGTCATGCGCGCCAGAAGAACTGGCCAGCGAGACCGCGGCATTGGCCGACCGGATCGCGGGTAAGCTGGGAGCCGCCGTGCGGATCGGTAAGCGCGCGTTTTATGAACAGATGCACCGCACGATGGCAGACGCCTATGCCTATACCGGCGACATCATGGTCGAAAACCTGTCCTACCGCGATACCGACGAAGGTATGCAAGCCTTTGTAGAAAAGCGGAAACCCGACTGGCAACAGTAACTGTTTCCAATTCCGGTATTCTGTTTTTCGCAACTCCGCCTAGGCCGTTTGTTAATCATGCGTTAATCCTGCTCACGGTTTCGTGAGGAGTGTATTGTGTTCACCATCCGCCCGCTGGCCTTCGGGTTCGCACTGGTCGCGGGGACGACCCACGCCGGTCCCCTGCCCCAACCCGCCACAGATAACGACTTTCACACGCACACTCCGGGCCTTGTTGAGCTTGGTCGTGATTTGTTTTTCGACCCCATCCTGTCTGGCAACAAGAATATTGCCTGTGCCACCTGCCATCACCCCACGCTCGGCACCGGGGATGCCATGTCCCTGTCGATCGGCGAAGGGGGTGCGGGTCTGGGCAGCAAACGTCTAGCCATCGCAGAAAATGCGCCAAAGTCACGGATTCCGCGCAATGCACCGGCGCTCTTCAATCTCGGCGCCCGTGAATTCAGCGTGATGTTTCATGACGGGCGTGTCGCAACGGACCGCACAGCCATGTTCGGGATCCGGATGCCCGAAAACCGGACTTTGGAACGGCCGGTGATGTCGGCGCTTGCCGCACAAAATATTTTGCCGATCCTGTCACCGGACGAAATGTCCGGCCATCCGGGCGAGAACCCGATTGCAGATGCGGTTGCGGACGAACGGATCATGGGGAGCGATGGTGCTTGGGCGCTGCTCGCCGCGCGGGTTGCAGACATTCCCGAATACGCGGACCGCTTTGGCGCGGAAGGTGTGTCGAACATCCACATTACGGACATCGGCACGGCTTTGTCCGCCTATATCGGGGCGGAGTTTCGCGCGACTGACAGCCCTTTCGACAGGTATCTGCGCGGGGACGACGCGCTTGACCAACAGCAGCTTGCGGGGATGGACCTGTTTTACGGCAAGGCGCGGTGCAGCACATGCCACGCGGGCACCTTCCAGACAGACCATGATTTCTACGCCATCGGGATGCCGCAGCTGGGTCCGGGCAAAAACGCGCATGCGGCCTATGCCGATACCGGCCACGGAATGGTATCTGGCAATGCCGACGACATGTACCGGTTCCGAACGCCGACGTTGCGGAACGTGACGATGACCGGCCCCTACGGTCACAACGGTGCCTATTCCGATCTTGAGGCGATGGTGCGTCATCACCTCAGTCCCGTCGCCTCACTCGCCGCATATGACCGGACGGCGGCGCGGCTGGCAGAAGGAATCGCTGCAAACGACTGGGATGCGATGGACGATTTCGATGAGGTCATGCGGATTGCCGAGGCGGTCGAAATACCGGACGTGGCGCTCGAAAAGGCTGAAATTGACCAAATTATGGCATTCCTGAACAGCCTGACCGACCCGATTGTGGGAAAAACGGGTCTTGGCGTGCCGCAATCGGTTCCGTCCGGATTACCACTTGATCTGGTATCTCCTCCCTCTTAGCGCGAAATATCCTAAGATTTGATGCGAATTGACCCTGTGGTGTTTCCACAGGGTTTTTTGTTTCCAGAATGGTGCAGGATTGTTGCCAAATCGGGTGTTGGCAAATCGGGCACGAATGTGGCACATATGGGGCAAGGCGTAAGCGCCTTGATGATTTTGGGTCGCCGTTCCGCGTGGAAGGTCCCTCCAGGTCAGACTCTCAACTGACCGATCTTGCCCAGCCACGGCGACCCCAAAAATCACCCTCTCCTGACAATCCGCCGCACAGGCAGCGTTTGTGCACTGTTGCACCGCCGTTTAACCGCGGGTATCTGGCGGGCATGGATAAAACATTGCACATCGTCGGCGGCGGAATGGCCGGATCGGAAGCGGCCTGGCAGGCTGCAAACGCAGGCATCGACGTGGTGATCCACGAAATGCGCCCAAAGGTGGAAACATTTGCCCATCAGACCGGACTGCTGGGGGAAATGGTGTGCTCCAATTCGTTTCGGTCGGACGACGATGAACAAAACGCCGTCGGGCTTTTGCATTGGGAAATGCGCGCGGCCAACGGGCTGATCATGCAGACAGCTGAAAAACACCGCTTGCCTGCGGGCGGTGCGTTGGCCGTCGACCGTGATCCGTTTGCGCAATCGGTGACGGACGCGCTTATGGCGCACCCCAATATCAGTGTTGACTATACAGAGATTACGGATCTGCCCACCGAAGGCACATGGATTGTCGCGACCGGCCCTTTGACATCCTCCGCACTTGGTCAGGCCATTGCGACCGAGACGGGTGCCGAAGCGCTGGCCTTTTTCGACGCAATTGCACCGATTGTGTACTTCGACAGCATCGACATGTCGAAGGCGTGGATGCAATCGCGCTATGACAAGGGCGAAACCGAGGAAGAACGCACGGCATACCTTAACTGCCCCATGACCAAAGACCAGTATGAGGCCTTCATCGACGCGCTTGCCGCCGCGGAGAAGACCGAGTTTCACGAAGGTGAAACGGCGGGCTATTTCGACGGGTGCCTGCCCATTGAAGTTATGGCCGAACGCGGCCGTGAGACACTGCGCTTTGGCCCGATGAAGCCGGTCGGACTGACAAATCCGCACGCACCTGACGACAAACCGTATGCGGTCGTCCAGCTGCGGCGGGACAACAAATTGGGAACGCTCTACAATATCGTCGGCTTCCAGACCAAAATGAAGTACGGCGCGCAAGCGTATGTTTTCAAACAGATTCCGGGTCTCGAAAACGCGCGGTTTGCACGATTGGGCGGTATCCACCGCAATACGTTCCTGAATTCCCCTACGCTTCTTGATGAACAGATGCGTCTGCGCTCCCGGCCGAACATACGTTTTGCAGGCCAGATCACGGGTGTTGAAGGCTATGTCGAATCGGCAGCGATGGGTTTGCTGGCCGGTCGCTTGGCCGCTGCCGAGCTTAATGGCGAAACGCTTGAGCCCCCTGCCCACACAACGGCGACCGGCGCGCTCATCACGCATATTTCGGGCGGTGCGGATGCGAAAACGTTTCAGCCGATGAACGTGAATTTTGGCCTTTTTCCCCCTGTTGAAGGTTTGAAAAGCGGGCGGCGCGGCCGCAAGGACCGCTACAAGGCCTATACAGATCGGGCAAAGGCCGATTGGCAGGATTGGCTGGCGGGTTGATCGCTGGACAAGGTGCCGGTGGCCGCTAAAATGGCGCTATGAGCGAGAAATTTCTGGAAACAGTGTATGCGGCACGTGACAGCGATGCCACACGCGCAATCTACGATAGCTGGTCGAGCACCTACGAAGATGAGGTCGCATCGCATGGGTACGCCACACCTGACCGCTGCGCCGCCGCCCTTGCGCAATTCGTCGACGATCTGACCGCGCCGATCCTCGATATGGGGTGTGGGACGGGTCTTGCGGGTGTCGCACTGCGCAACGCGGGATTTCTGACAATCGACGGTGTCGATCTATCCGCCGACATGCTGGAAATAGCCCGCAGCAAGGGCATCTACCGTAACCTAAAGGTGATTGATGCCGAGGCGCGATTGACACCCGGCGCATACACCGCAATCGCGGCAGTCGGCGTCATCGGCGCGGGTGCTGCACCGGCGACACTGCTCAGCGATATCATGCACGCGCTGCCCTCCGGCGGGAAAAGCGTGTTTTCATTCAATGACCATACATTGGCTGATCCGGGTTTTGAGGCTGCGGTGAACGAATGGGTCGATTGCGGTGCCGCCTGTCTGCTTTTTCGGGAATACGGCGACCACCTCCCCGGAATTGACATAAAGTCCAACGTCTACGTGCTTGAAAAGGCGTGACATTCGTTACGCGTTTTGCACCGTCTCCGACGGGGCCGCTGCATTTGGGGCACGCGTATTCTGCCCTGACCGCTTTTGATCTGGCATCCGCAGCCAACGGGGAGTTTTTTCTCCGAATCGAAGACATCGACCAGAGCCGAGCGCGTTCGAGCTGGGAGCAGCAGATATACGAGGACCTGCACTGGCTGGGCCTTCGCTGGCCAACGCCGGTGATGCGGCAATCGGACAGAATGGCGCGTTACGAAGACGTTTTGCGCGATCTCCATGCGCGCGGTCTGCTTTACGCATGCCATTGTTCACGCCGCGATATTGCGGCGGCGGCATCGGCTCCGCAGGAAGGGGCACCTCTGCTTGGTCCCGACGGGATTGTCTATCCGGGAACCTGCCGTGACACGCCGCACCTGCCATTCGACCCCTCTTCTGCCTATCGGCTCGATCTGGCGGCGGCTTTTGACCAGATATCGGATAATCTGTGCTTCGAGGAGGCTGACCATGGTCCGGACGGACAAATCGGCACAATCACCGTAACCCGCGCCGACATGTTGCGCGATATCGGAGACCCGGTGCTCGCAAGGCGCGATATGGGAACGTCGTACCACCTGTCGGTCGTGGTCGATGATGCCGATCAGGGGATCACCGATGTTGTCCGTGGGCGCGATTTGTTCGAGGCGACGGCAATTCACGTGGTGTTACAACGGCTGCTGGATCTGCCGACACCGCGCTATCATCACCATGATCTTGTCCGGGACCCTGCAGGCAAGCGGCTTGCAAAGCGGGACGACGCGCGGGCCATCGCATTGCTGCGTGACGAGGGAGCCAGCGCGGCTGACATCCGCAAGATGGTCGGGCTTTAGCTGCCGATCTTTTCACCGTCAGGCGTCACAGTCGTATAAAAGCAGCTCCGCCGACCGGTGTGGCACGCGGCGCCGATCTGCTCCACTTGCATCAACAGACAATCGCGATCGCAATCTACTCTGAGTTCCCGAAGCGTTTGGACATGGCCAGAGGTTGCACCCTTGGCCCAGAATTCCTGACGCGACCTGCTCCAATACGTCACCTGATTTGTGCGCAGCGTCTCCATCAGGCTTTGTTCGTTCATCCACGCCATCATGAGAACTTCGCCCGTCGCGTGATCCTGCGCGATCGCGGGGATAAGTCCGGCGTCATTGTATTTCAGTGTCTTGGGGTCAAACGACATGGCCTAAAGTCTCACTCAAAAGTTTTTTGCATCCGCGCCTGCGGGGGTTATGTAAGGGACAGGACGACAGAGGGAAAGACATGTCGAACGACAGCGATCTCATCAAGCTCTATTCATCGCGGATTCTTGCGCTAGCGGCGGATATTCCGCATCTCGGCCGATTGGACGACCCCGATGCGACAGTAAACCGTCGCTCGCCGCTGTGCGGGTCGAGCGTGACCGTGGATGTGCGCGTGGATGGCGACCGGCTGGCCGAAATGGGTCAGGACGTGAAGGCTTGCGCGTTGGGTCAGGCAGCCGCCGCCGTCACGGCCCAAGCAGCGGTCGGCGCCGATCTGGCCCAGCTGCAAAAAGGTCGGGACCAACTGCGCGCGATGCTCAAAGGTAAGGGCGATGTGCCTGACGCGCCCTTCGCCGGGTTCGAAGTGCTGACCCCCGCGGTCGAGTACAAGAACCGCCATGCGTCGATATTGCTGAGCATCGAGGCCCTGACCGAAGCGGTAGAGGCCGCGCAAACGGCCAAGGCCATTTAGAACCAAAATTCACATCGGGGAAAAAAAGACGCCGCACATTCCGTGAGGAATGGCGGCGTGAGGGAAGCGTTGCTCATGTGGGACCCGAGCGATTGGAGCGGGCGGGCAAGCCCTTTGGTGTCAAAGACAGGCAGAAACTGACACCGGCATCAATTTGGGACAGATGCGAAACCAATCAGCGGCATGAGAGCGCAGGCAGAAAATCAGACAAGACCGGGGAGATGCAAACCAACGACCAGCATCACAACGAGTGCGGCTGCACCGGCAGCATCCTGCAGCAACGTATCGTGGGACCGCGTTGCGACAGACTTGAGCGTTTGGAAAAAGGTCATTGGTGTCTCCCGTTCTCTTGTTGCCCCTTTGTTCTCATATGATTAACGGCAGGTAAAGAACTTTTTAAGAACATTTGTGAACTTTTTGGAACAAAAGTGGCTAACCCACTGAGATTAAACGAATTGCCTCATCCTGCCGCATTAACCACAATAAGAGCCTTGCAGCCTGTCCGCGGTCCGAAGACAACTCGGGATCATCGTGCAGCAGTTTGCGCGCGTCCGATTGGGCGATTGCCATCAAACCGGCTTGCCGCTCCAGATCGGCAACCCTGAAGCGCGGCACGCCCGATTGCGCCGTTCCGATCAAATCACCTGTCCCGCGCATCTTCAGGTCCGTTTCTGCAATCACAAACCCGTCTTCGGTTTCCCGCAAGACCTCCAACCTCTGGCGCCCGGTATCGGTAAGCGGGTGCTGGTACATCAGCAGGCAGGTAGAGGCCGCAGACCCACGGCCGACGCGCCCCCGCAACTGGTGCAATTGAGCGAGACCGAAGCTTTCTGCCCGCTCGATCACCATGATCGATGCGTTGGAGACGTCGACGCCCACTTCGATCACTGTCGTGGCGACCAGCAATTTGGTTTGCGCCTGTTGGAATGCCGCCATTGCCGCATCTTTGTCTGCGGGCGGCATCTGGCCATGGACGAGGCCAACCACACCTTCGCCAAACACGGCCCGCAGTCTTTTGAACCGCTCTTCGGCAGCGATCAGATCGCTCACTTCCGATTCCTCGACGAGCGGACACACCCAGTAACACTGGCGCCCTTCGTCAATCGCCGCCCTCAGCCTATCGATCACCTCGTCCAGTCGATCGGTGCTGACCAGCGCTGTCTTGACCGGTTTGCGACCGGGCGGCTTTTCGTCCAGCACACTGACGTCCATATCGCCGTATTGGGCCAGCGCGAGACTGCGCGGGATCGGTGTCGCCGTCATCACCAACACGTCCGCCTGCCGGCCCTTGCGCCCCAATTCCAATCTCTGCCGCACCCCGAAACGGTGCTGCTCATCGACAACAGCCAACCGCAGATCCTGAAATACAACGCTTTCCTGAAATACCGCGTGCGTGCCCACAAGGATCTGGATATCGTCACGTT from Sulfitobacter sp. S190 includes the following:
- the hisI gene encoding phosphoribosyl-AMP cyclohydrolase, whose product is MSFDPKTLKYNDAGLIPAIAQDHATGEVLMMAWMNEQSLMETLRTNQVTYWSRSRQEFWAKGATSGHVQTLRELRVDCDRDCLLMQVEQIGAACHTGRRSCFYTTVTPDGEKIGS
- the gluQRS gene encoding tRNA glutamyl-Q(34) synthetase GluQRS produces the protein MTFVTRFAPSPTGPLHLGHAYSALTAFDLASAANGEFFLRIEDIDQSRARSSWEQQIYEDLHWLGLRWPTPVMRQSDRMARYEDVLRDLHARGLLYACHCSRRDIAAAASAPQEGAPLLGPDGIVYPGTCRDTPHLPFDPSSAYRLDLAAAFDQISDNLCFEEADHGPDGQIGTITVTRADMLRDIGDPVLARRDMGTSYHLSVVVDDADQGITDVVRGRDLFEATAIHVVLQRLLDLPTPRYHHHDLVRDPAGKRLAKRDDARAIALLRDEGASAADIRKMVGL
- a CDS encoding cytochrome-c peroxidase, whose product is MFTIRPLAFGFALVAGTTHAGPLPQPATDNDFHTHTPGLVELGRDLFFDPILSGNKNIACATCHHPTLGTGDAMSLSIGEGGAGLGSKRLAIAENAPKSRIPRNAPALFNLGAREFSVMFHDGRVATDRTAMFGIRMPENRTLERPVMSALAAQNILPILSPDEMSGHPGENPIADAVADERIMGSDGAWALLAARVADIPEYADRFGAEGVSNIHITDIGTALSAYIGAEFRATDSPFDRYLRGDDALDQQQLAGMDLFYGKARCSTCHAGTFQTDHDFYAIGMPQLGPGKNAHAAYADTGHGMVSGNADDMYRFRTPTLRNVTMTGPYGHNGAYSDLEAMVRHHLSPVASLAAYDRTAARLAEGIAANDWDAMDDFDEVMRIAEAVEIPDVALEKAEIDQIMAFLNSLTDPIVGKTGLGVPQSVPSGLPLDLVSPPS
- the trmFO gene encoding methylenetetrahydrofolate--tRNA-(uracil(54)-C(5))-methyltransferase (FADH(2)-oxidizing) TrmFO, with translation MDKTLHIVGGGMAGSEAAWQAANAGIDVVIHEMRPKVETFAHQTGLLGEMVCSNSFRSDDDEQNAVGLLHWEMRAANGLIMQTAEKHRLPAGGALAVDRDPFAQSVTDALMAHPNISVDYTEITDLPTEGTWIVATGPLTSSALGQAIATETGAEALAFFDAIAPIVYFDSIDMSKAWMQSRYDKGETEEERTAYLNCPMTKDQYEAFIDALAAAEKTEFHEGETAGYFDGCLPIEVMAERGRETLRFGPMKPVGLTNPHAPDDKPYAVVQLRRDNKLGTLYNIVGFQTKMKYGAQAYVFKQIPGLENARFARLGGIHRNTFLNSPTLLDEQMRLRSRPNIRFAGQITGVEGYVESAAMGLLAGRLAAAELNGETLEPPAHTTATGALITHISGGADAKTFQPMNVNFGLFPPVEGLKSGRRGRKDRYKAYTDRAKADWQDWLAG
- a CDS encoding iron-sulfur cluster assembly scaffold protein, translated to MSNDSDLIKLYSSRILALAADIPHLGRLDDPDATVNRRSPLCGSSVTVDVRVDGDRLAEMGQDVKACALGQAAAAVTAQAAVGADLAQLQKGRDQLRAMLKGKGDVPDAPFAGFEVLTPAVEYKNRHASILLSIEALTEAVEAAQTAKAI
- a CDS encoding class I SAM-dependent methyltransferase, whose amino-acid sequence is MSEKFLETVYAARDSDATRAIYDSWSSTYEDEVASHGYATPDRCAAALAQFVDDLTAPILDMGCGTGLAGVALRNAGFLTIDGVDLSADMLEIARSKGIYRNLKVIDAEARLTPGAYTAIAAVGVIGAGAAPATLLSDIMHALPSGGKSVFSFNDHTLADPGFEAAVNEWVDCGAACLLFREYGDHLPGIDIKSNVYVLEKA